One Ignisphaera cupida DNA window includes the following coding sequences:
- a CDS encoding extracellular solute-binding protein produces MSKPVGALTTTILLVVLIILSIISIALISTLPRTVPTVTVPITVPSVSVLTVTQAQVRTEVKTVTVGPGAGATVTTTVPTTVTVTGTLAAAPTYPSLEEWVKNIVAKYNLKGITIKMVTESTPTSLFIRDVLAPEFSKVSGINAIVETVSWDEMYRKTVATLQAKTTDYDVFYIEQDIVGQFGVLGWLEDLMPYLSDKELTWPGYDPADLYTLNQYYFRGKLLAIPFEAFLKIYVYRKDLFEKYGIKLPEVLTWDFVKNVAEFFGAGTKEPGVYGWVAQAASHPCLWFEMVESIWPTFGVHYWGISNDLSHVYFNNTCGKKAFRLYIELLKYAPPGVTSYTWDEVGATFTRGGAVQGLMYAEFFGTIFKQNPAMIGKYGVAYPPIDPACYKGGYIGYFDGGGMGINPYIPRERKIAAWLFIQWVTSKDSVRKMAEGVTTTIVRWSVIQELGPKLDEKYGYGYWALMMKAIRENVFRGAPPTPTYDIATTTELFTTLHKAVTGEMSPDEALDKAAQIVLSVLAKWRDVYGILPPYS; encoded by the coding sequence TTGAGTAAACCTGTTGGAGCTTTAACAACTACTATATTGTTGGTCGTGTTAATTATATTATCCATTATATCAATAGCCTTGATATCTACATTACCTAGAACAGTGCCCACAGTTACAGTACCAATAACAGTACCCTCAGTAAGCGTATTAACAGTTACACAAGCTCAAGTAAGAACAGAAGTGAAAACAGTAACAGTTGGGCCAGGTGCTGGAGCAACTGTTACAACAACTGTGCCCACAACTGTTACTGTAACAGGTACACTTGCTGCCGCTCCTACATACCCATCGCTTGAGGAATGGGTAAAGAACATAGTAGCTAAATATAACCTTAAGGGTATAACGATAAAAATGGTTACTGAAAGCACACCTACAAGCCTATTCATACGAGATGTATTAGCACCAGAATTCTCAAAGGTGTCAGGAATAAATGCTATAGTAGAGACTGTATCATGGGATGAAATGTATAGAAAAACAGTAGCAACACTACAAGCTAAGACAACAGACTATGATGTGTTCTATATCGAGCAAGATATTGTTGGACAGTTTGGAGTATTAGGATGGTTAGAGGACTTGATGCCATATCTTTCTGACAAGGAATTGACATGGCCAGGATACGACCCTGCTGACCTATATACATTGAACCAATATTACTTTAGAGGCAAGCTTCTGGCAATTCCTTTTGAAGCATTCCTAAAAATATATGTCTATAGAAAAGACCTCTTTGAGAAATATGGGATAAAGCTTCCAGAAGTTCTAACCTGGGACTTTGTAAAGAATGTTGCAGAATTCTTTGGTGCAGGAACAAAGGAACCTGGAGTATATGGATGGGTTGCACAAGCAGCTTCTCACCCATGTCTATGGTTCGAAATGGTTGAAAGTATTTGGCCCACATTTGGAGTTCATTATTGGGGTATTTCAAATGATCTAAGTCATGTATACTTTAATAATACTTGTGGTAAAAAGGCATTTAGACTCTACATTGAACTCCTTAAATATGCCCCACCAGGTGTAACATCATATACTTGGGATGAAGTGGGAGCAACATTTACAAGAGGTGGTGCAGTACAAGGACTAATGTATGCAGAATTCTTTGGAACAATATTTAAACAGAATCCAGCCATGATAGGCAAGTATGGTGTTGCTTATCCACCAATTGATCCAGCATGTTATAAAGGTGGTTATATAGGATACTTTGATGGGGGTGGAATGGGTATTAACCCGTATATACCACGAGAGAGAAAGATTGCAGCATGGCTATTTATACAGTGGGTTACCAGCAAGGATAGTGTTAGGAAAATGGCTGAGGGTGTCACAACTACTATAGTTAGATGGTCTGTGATACAAGAACTAGGGCCAAAGCTTGATGAGAAATATGGTTATGGATATTGGGCGTTGATGATGAAAGCTATTAGAGAAAATGTCTTTAGAGGTGCTCCACCAACACCAACATATGATATTGCAACCACAACTGAGCTATTCACAACTCTACACAAAGCCGTTACAGGAGAGATGTCTCCTGATGAAGCATTAGACAAAGCTGCACAAATCGTATTATCAGTATTGGCAAAGTGGCGCGACGTATATGGAATATTACCACCATACTCGTAA